Below is a window of Planctomycetes bacterium MalM25 DNA.
GTCGTCGTGCTCGAGGAACGGGATCAGGCCGGCCGACACGCCGATCATCTGGCTCGGCGCCACATCGACATACTCGACCTGATCGACCGGCGCGAGGATGAAGTCGGCCATGTTCCGCACAACCAGCATCCCGGCCGAGTCGCCCTGGATGACGCCCTTCTCGACCTTCACGTCGGCCGAGGCGACCGTCGCTTCGTGCTCCTCGTCGGCGCGGAGCCAGACGACCTCTTCCTGCAGCTTGCCCTTGGTGACCTTCCGGTAGGGCGTCACGAGGAAGCCGTAGTCATCGACCGACGCGTACATCGCCAGCGAGCTGATCAGGCCGATGTTCGTGCCTTCCGGCGTCTCGATCGGGCAGATGCGGCCGTAGTGACTGATGTGAACGTCACGCACTTCGAAGCCGGCACGCTTCCGGTTGAGGCCGCCCGGGCCGAGGGCCGACAGGCGACGCTCGTGGGTGAGCATCGACAGCGGGTTCGTCTGGTCAACGACCTGCGACAGCTCGCCGCGGCCGAAGAAGTACTCGATCGCCGCCGAGATGCTCTTCGGGTTGATCAGGCTCCGCGGGGTCATGTCCTCCGCGTCCTTCAGGCTCATCCGCTCCTGCACGGTGCGGCGGAGCTTGAGGAAGCCCTTGCGCATCTCGTCGCAGGCGAGCTCGTCGATCGTCCGCAGACGCCGGTTGCCGAGGTGGTCGATGTCATCGACGTACATCGCCGAATCGCCGCCGGCGAGGCCGAGCACGTACTTGACCGCGTTGATCAGGTCCTCGCTGCGGAGCACCATCTCGTCCTCGGGCACCTTCAGGCCGAGCTTCCGGTTCATGCGGAAGCGGCCGACGCGGCCCAAGCGGTAGCGGTTGGTATCGAAGAACTTCTCCGCGAACAGCGTGCGGGCCTTCTCCAGCTGCGGCGGGTTGCCCGGACGCAGGCGCTGGTAGATCCGCAGGAGCGCCTCTTCGTGGCTCGCGGTGACGTCGTCCGCCATCGCGTTCAAGAGGTGCGGCGAGGCCGGGGGGTCCATCACCTCGATCGACTTCACGCCCGACGTGCAGACCACCTCGGCCGTGTTCTTCGTGATCCGGTGGCCCGCCTCGAGGATGATCTCGCCCGCCCGCTCGCTGCCGACCGGGTAGACGATGTCCTCGACGGCGACCTTGCCCTCGATCTTCGCGACGCTGCGGCCGTCGACGATCTTCTGCTTGCTGGCGCTGTAGAACGCCTTGAGGATCTCCGCGTCGAGGCCCATCTTCGGGTCCATCGCCCGCAGCAGCGTGACGATCGAGAACTTGCCGCTCTGGTCGATGCGGACGGTGATGCTGTCCTTCTTCGTCGTGTTGATCTCGATCCAGCTGCCTCGCTCCGGGATGACCCGGCACGAGTAAACCTTGCGGTCGCCGGCCTCGATCTCCGAGACGAAGTCGATGCCCGGCGAGCGGTGCAGCTGACTCACCACGACGCGCTCGGCGCCGTTGATGATGAACTCGCCACCGCCCATCATCACGGGGAGATCGCCCAGGTAGACCTCCTCCTCGATCGGCTGCTCGCGGTTCAATCGCAACCAGACCCGCAGCGGGCGGCCGTAAGTCAGGCGGAGCTGGCGGCACTCGTCCGGCGTGTAGCGCGGCTTGCCAAGCTCGTAACGCACGTAGTCGAGGCTGACCGACTTGTCGTAGCTCTCGATCGGGAAGATCTCCCGCAGCACCGCTTCGAGGCCCTCTTCCTTCCGCTTGTCCGGGTTGGCGCCGGGGTACTGAAGGAAGCGGTCGTAGCTGACCGTCTGGATCGCGGTCAGGTCGGGCACCTCGTAGGTGCCACGATCGCTGCCGAACTTGCGGGTCTCGGGCGTGTGCAGACGGCGTTGTGAAGTAACAGCCATGGCGGGGAGCCTCCTAGCGAAACGACCTGGGGCGTCCGGCGGGCGCGACGGGTTCGATGGCGTTCGCCCCGGAAACAACGGGATCGAACCACCGAACAAGCGGGCACGCCGGGCGGCGTTACGCGGGTAGCGAGAGGGGGTGGCGACAACGACCGTACGCCGAACCGCGCGAGCGAAGCGAATCGCTCGGGCGTGCCGGCGCAGCGGGGAGGGGATCAGCCAGCGCAGCCCGAGCCGGGACCGCAGCGGGACCGAATACGCATGCTAGCGTGTTCGCCCGTCGGTCGTCAGCGCGAGTCGATGGCTCGTGGGAAGTCAGAACGAAACTCATCCCGGACAGCAGGAAGGAGCGGGAAACGATGGTCGTGCGGCGATCCGCTCACGGAACGCCGCCCAGCCTCTCGGCCCCGCCGACGCCGCCCCCGCACAGGCGGGGAGCGGGGCGTCGACACGAGGGGGGCCGACCGGCCGTGATCACTTGATCTCGACCTTCGCGCCGGCTTCTTCGAGGTCCGCCTTGAGCTTCTCGGCCTCTTCTTTCGAGACGCCTTCCTTCAGCTTGGTCGGGACGCCCTCGACCGCTTCCTTGGCCTCCTTGAGGCCCAGGCCGGTCGCGCTGCGGACGACCTTGATGACGCCGATCTTGTTGTCACCGAACGAAGTCATCTCGACGTCGAACTCGGTCTTCTCCTCAGCGGCGCCGGCGTCGTCGCCACCGCCGGCCGGGCCGGCCATCATGACAGCGCCACCACCGGAAGCCGGCTCGATGCCGTGCACTTCCTTCAGGTAATCGCTCAGCTCCTTCGCTTCCTTCAGGGTCAGGCCGACGATCTTGTCGCCCATCTCCTTGATGGCGTCGGAGAAGGAGGTTTCAGCGGCTTCCGCCACGGCTTCATCGCTCATCTTTGCTTCTCTCTTGAAAACGTTGCTACGGGCCGGCCGGCCCATCTGGGTTTGCCAACTGAGACCCGCCCCGCGGGGCCGTGCGGTCTCGAACTCGAAAAACCGGCCGGGCAATCGCTACTGAGGCTGCGCCACAACCGAATCGCTGAATTGTTGTCGCTGAATTGTTCCGCTTCGCTGGGTCGCCCCCCGATGAGGGCGGTGGCTGTCCGTCGCCGTCGGTCGGGCGCGACTACTCGTCGCCGCCCTCCTCCTCGCTCTTCTGCTTGACTTGGCTCGCGATCATCTTCGCCGGGCCGAGCAGCTGGGCCGATAGCGTCATCGCCGGGCCGAGCAGCTGGCCGGAGATCGTGCTGAGCATCTCGGTGCGGCTCGGCCACTTGCTGACCGCCTTCACGTCGGCGGGGCCGAGCTTCGCGCCATCCAGCACGCCGCCGGTCGCCTCGAACTTATCGAACTCGTCCGCCTCGGCGATGGAGATCACTTCCTTCGCCAGCGAGACGACGTCCTCGGCGCCCCAGACGACCGCCTGGGTCCCCTTGGCGCCCTCGAAGGCCGGCGCCAAGCCGGTCCCC
It encodes the following:
- the rpoB gene encoding DNA-directed RNA polymerase subunit beta; translated protein: MAVTSQRRLHTPETRKFGSDRGTYEVPDLTAIQTVSYDRFLQYPGANPDKRKEEGLEAVLREIFPIESYDKSVSLDYVRYELGKPRYTPDECRQLRLTYGRPLRVWLRLNREQPIEEEVYLGDLPVMMGGGEFIINGAERVVVSQLHRSPGIDFVSEIEAGDRKVYSCRVIPERGSWIEINTTKKDSITVRIDQSGKFSIVTLLRAMDPKMGLDAEILKAFYSASKQKIVDGRSVAKIEGKVAVEDIVYPVGSERAGEIILEAGHRITKNTAEVVCTSGVKSIEVMDPPASPHLLNAMADDVTASHEEALLRIYQRLRPGNPPQLEKARTLFAEKFFDTNRYRLGRVGRFRMNRKLGLKVPEDEMVLRSEDLINAVKYVLGLAGGDSAMYVDDIDHLGNRRLRTIDELACDEMRKGFLKLRRTVQERMSLKDAEDMTPRSLINPKSISAAIEYFFGRGELSQVVDQTNPLSMLTHERRLSALGPGGLNRKRAGFEVRDVHISHYGRICPIETPEGTNIGLISSLAMYASVDDYGFLVTPYRKVTKGKLQEEVVWLRADEEHEATVASADVKVEKGVIQGDSAGMLVVRNMADFILAPVDQVEYVDVAPSQMIGVSAGLIPFLEHDDANRALMGSNMQRQAVPLLVAEPPIVGTGLEQEVARHSGMLVRAGHKGTITYADADRIEIGPEVHHLRKFVGLNERTCQNQKPIVKPGDKVEKGQVIADGAATWQGDLALGRNVLVAFMSFEGYNYEDAIILSEELVQKDTYTSIHIEEFDVEIRETKLGREEFTRDIPNVSEKQLRNLDEGGVVNVGTFVRPGDVLVGKVSPKSKTELTPEEKLLHAIFGRAGEDVKNDSLEVPSGVEGIVIDTQKFSRRMSLSEEERKEFERSLKTAEADGAAKIAEAFTTLVTEIETVLKKKLTDDDGNSLVHEQDAKFVAEQAATFRLDRLDIRSPERSKDVEKLHKQHWPAVEEAIDARDRTLNSMKRGDELRSGVLQMVKIYIATKRVISVGDKMAGRHGNKGVISKIMPVEDMPFLEDGTPVQIMLNPLGVPSRMNVGQILETHLGWAGSKLGFRAITPVFDGATEDEINDLLEQAGLPRHGKARLIDGRSGESLEQETTVGYIYMLKLHHLVDDKVHARSTGPYSLITQQPLGGKARFGGQRFGEMEVWALEAYGAAYILQELLTVKSDDVEGRTKIYESMVKGENTLEAGTPASFDVLTNEIRGLGLNMQLEKRGL
- the rplL_2 gene encoding 50S ribosomal protein L7/L12, coding for MSDEAVAEAAETSFSDAIKEMGDKIVGLTLKEAKELSDYLKEVHGIEPASGGGAVMMAGPAGGGDDAGAAEEKTEFDVEMTSFGDNKIGVIKVVRSATGLGLKEAKEAVEGVPTKLKEGVSKEEAEKLKADLEEAGAKVEIK
- the rplJ gene encoding 50S ribosomal protein L10; this translates as MSKFVKDLMTQDLVTKWDGVEELMLVNVIGMEANDTVALRKRLREKDISLMVIKNSLARRATEGTGLAPAFEGAKGTQAVVWGAEDVVSLAKEVISIAEADEFDKFEATGGVLDGAKLGPADVKAVSKWPSRTEMLSTISGQLLGPAMTLSAQLLGPAKMIASQVKQKSEEEGGDE